The following proteins are encoded in a genomic region of Stutzerimonas balearica DSM 6083:
- a CDS encoding GNAT family N-acetyltransferase, which yields MLDIQRLASPLHPLLKQFYRSHGSRARIAPLAECWVVRQGEIVAGLCLTPVAEGYWLTNLLVAPEHRGTGMASALLTQVQMQTAAPIWLFCRPSLVGFYEQRGFGATEELPRELCARLERYRQTKALVAMRRKEKEMDTPTIDIVAAALFDAEGRLLVVRKRGSRFFMLPGGKREAGETSLQTLCRELEEELGLALPAEDVEPLGRFQAAAANEPGHRVNAKVFLGKLHEAVETRAEIEEACWLELPAVTRIELAPLLAEQILPALAVRR from the coding sequence GTGCTCGACATTCAACGCCTCGCCAGCCCCCTTCATCCGTTGCTCAAACAGTTCTATCGCAGCCATGGCAGTCGCGCGCGCATCGCGCCGCTCGCAGAATGTTGGGTAGTCCGCCAGGGCGAAATCGTAGCGGGGTTGTGCCTGACGCCCGTCGCCGAGGGCTACTGGCTGACCAATCTCCTGGTCGCGCCGGAACACCGCGGTACCGGTATGGCGTCCGCCCTGCTCACTCAAGTGCAGATGCAAACGGCTGCGCCGATCTGGTTGTTCTGCCGCCCTTCGCTGGTTGGCTTCTACGAGCAGCGAGGGTTTGGAGCGACGGAGGAGCTGCCGAGAGAGCTTTGCGCTCGTCTGGAGCGCTACCGGCAGACCAAGGCACTGGTCGCCATGCGACGCAAGGAGAAAGAGATGGACACGCCAACGATCGATATTGTCGCGGCCGCCCTGTTCGATGCAGAGGGGCGCCTGCTCGTGGTGCGCAAACGCGGCAGCCGCTTCTTCATGCTGCCCGGTGGCAAACGCGAAGCAGGCGAGACCTCTTTGCAGACCCTTTGCCGGGAACTGGAGGAGGAACTGGGTCTTGCACTGCCAGCGGAAGACGTCGAACCGCTCGGGCGGTTCCAGGCGGCCGCCGCCAACGAGCCAGGCCACCGCGTCAATGCAAAGGTCTTTCTGGGCAAACTGCATGAAGCGGTTGAGACGCGCGCCGAAATCGAGGAGGCGTGCTGGCTCGAGCTGCCAGCCGTTACGCGAATTGAGCTGGCGCCGTTACTCGCGGAACAGATTCTCCCGGCACTGGCAGTTCGAAGGTAA
- the rpoS gene encoding RNA polymerase sigma factor RpoS produces MALKKEALEFDVEDAVLLMEPGIDFDRVSTVQHATKAPKTKPVAKQHKFIDYNRALDATQLYLNEIGFSPLLTPEEEVHFARLARKGDPAGRKRMIESNLRLVVKIARRYVNRGLSLLDLVEEGNLGLIRAVEKFDPERGFRFSTYATWWIRQTIERAIMNQTRTIRLPIHVVKELNVYLRAARELTQKLDHEPSPEEIANLLEKPVAEVKRMLGLNERVTSVDVSLGPDTDKTLLDTLTDEKPNDPCDLLLDDDLSSSIDQWLSDLTEKQREVVVRRFGLRGHESSTLEEVGQEIGLTRERVRQIQVEALRRMREIFERNGLSSEALFH; encoded by the coding sequence ATGGCACTCAAAAAAGAAGCGCTGGAGTTTGACGTCGAGGATGCGGTTTTGCTCATGGAGCCGGGCATAGACTTCGACCGTGTCAGCACAGTGCAGCATGCGACCAAGGCTCCCAAGACCAAGCCTGTCGCCAAGCAACACAAGTTCATCGACTACAACCGGGCGCTCGACGCGACCCAGTTGTATCTCAACGAGATCGGCTTCTCCCCCCTGCTGACGCCCGAGGAAGAAGTGCACTTCGCACGTCTGGCTCGCAAGGGGGATCCCGCCGGGCGCAAGCGCATGATCGAGAGCAACCTGCGCTTGGTGGTGAAGATTGCGCGTCGCTACGTCAATCGAGGCCTGTCGCTGCTCGATCTGGTCGAAGAGGGCAATCTCGGGTTGATTCGCGCCGTGGAGAAATTCGACCCGGAGCGGGGATTCCGCTTTTCGACCTACGCCACCTGGTGGATTCGCCAGACCATCGAGCGCGCGATCATGAACCAGACGCGGACCATCCGCCTGCCGATTCATGTGGTCAAGGAGCTGAACGTCTATCTGCGCGCGGCACGCGAGTTGACCCAGAAGCTGGATCACGAACCGAGCCCTGAGGAAATCGCCAACCTGCTCGAAAAGCCGGTTGCCGAGGTCAAGCGCATGCTTGGGTTGAACGAGCGGGTCACTTCGGTCGACGTGTCGCTCGGGCCGGACACCGACAAGACGCTGCTCGACACCCTGACCGACGAAAAGCCCAACGATCCCTGCGACTTGTTGCTGGACGATGATCTGTCGTCAAGCATCGATCAATGGCTGTCCGACCTGACCGAAAAGCAGCGCGAGGTCGTCGTGCGCCGATTCGGCCTGCGTGGGCACGAAAGCAGCACGCTCGAAGAGGTGGGACAGGAGATAGGTCTCACTCGCGAGCGGGTGCGGCAAATTCAGGTCGAAGCGTTGCGCCGTATGCGTGAGATCTTCGAGCGCAACGGGCTGTCGAGCGAAGCGCTGTTCCACTGA
- a CDS encoding peptidoglycan DD-metalloendopeptidase family protein: protein MPRERALRLMGYRRWFRLFSSYALYPVACAAIFLAGCASSPPGGVQVVDRNSRPPVTSGAYTVRRGDTLSSIAGRHGWDWRSLARLNGISAPYVIHPGQRIRFSGAGSTTAARPAAPSPGQRPAQPAPRPSTPVVVANPVPRPPAISKEPVASAPVKVTPVTRSASGWAWPSNGQVIGRFSSNGSLNKGIDIAGELGQPVLAASDGTVVYAGSGLRGYGELVIIKHSDTYVSAYGHNRRLLVREGQRVKAGQSIAEMGSTGTDRVKLHFEIRRQGKPVDPLQYLPKR from the coding sequence ATCCCTAGGGAGCGAGCATTGAGGCTCATGGGCTATCGGCGGTGGTTTCGCCTCTTTTCGTCGTACGCGCTGTATCCGGTGGCATGTGCCGCCATCTTTCTCGCCGGGTGTGCCTCGTCGCCGCCAGGCGGCGTGCAGGTGGTCGATCGAAACAGCCGGCCGCCAGTGACCAGCGGCGCCTACACGGTTCGGCGCGGCGACACGCTTTCGTCTATCGCAGGCCGGCATGGCTGGGACTGGCGCAGCCTGGCGCGGCTGAACGGGATTTCTGCGCCCTATGTGATTCATCCGGGGCAACGCATCCGCTTCTCTGGCGCAGGTTCGACGACCGCGGCACGGCCGGCTGCGCCGTCCCCTGGACAGCGCCCGGCGCAGCCGGCGCCTCGGCCGAGCACGCCTGTGGTGGTTGCCAATCCGGTACCTCGGCCGCCGGCGATCAGCAAGGAGCCAGTGGCGTCCGCCCCCGTCAAGGTGACGCCTGTAACCCGTTCGGCAAGCGGCTGGGCATGGCCCTCGAATGGTCAGGTAATAGGCCGTTTTTCCTCAAACGGCAGTTTGAATAAAGGCATTGATATCGCCGGTGAATTAGGACAGCCTGTTCTCGCTGCTTCTGATGGGACTGTGGTGTACGCCGGTAGTGGTTTGAGGGGTTACGGCGAACTTGTAATCATCAAGCACAGCGATACTTATGTAAGCGCCTACGGTCATAACCGCAGGCTGCTGGTACGGGAGGGCCAACGAGTCAAGGCTGGGCAGAGCATTGCCGAGATGGGATCTACAGGTACCGACCGGGTGAAGCTGCACTTCGAGATTCGTCGCCAGGGTAAGCCCGTCGACCCACTGCAATACCTGCCAAAGCGTTGA
- a CDS encoding DUF368 domain-containing protein — protein sequence MKNALLLYAKGMAMGAADVVPGVSGGTVAFITGIYDELLRSIASLPSAVGPLLRGRVAEAWARANASFLLVLFAGILTSVFTLAKVITYLLERHPIPVWSFFFGLILVSVYLVGREIKQRNLPLLLAFAAGIVFAFWITVAAPVQWGSDMLSLFLAGAIAICAMILPGISGSFILVLLGLYPVVLGAVKSLDVAVLAVFALGCLVGLLSFARLLSWTLRRWRDLTLGFLTGLMLGSLNKVWPWKQTLTWRLDSHGQKTPLLEQNLLPGAFGDLTGQDPQLLLAVGLAIAGILLVLSLEWVAGRRQPATQGA from the coding sequence ATGAAAAACGCTTTGTTGTTGTACGCCAAGGGCATGGCCATGGGCGCGGCCGACGTCGTGCCTGGCGTTTCGGGCGGTACGGTCGCGTTCATTACGGGGATCTATGACGAGCTGCTGCGCTCGATCGCATCGCTTCCCTCCGCGGTAGGTCCGCTGTTGCGCGGGCGTGTTGCCGAGGCCTGGGCGCGCGCCAATGCATCCTTTCTGCTCGTTCTGTTCGCCGGCATTCTCACCAGCGTCTTCACGCTCGCCAAGGTGATCACCTACCTGCTGGAGCGACACCCGATCCCGGTCTGGTCGTTTTTCTTCGGTCTGATTCTGGTGTCGGTCTATCTGGTCGGGCGCGAGATCAAGCAGCGCAACCTGCCGCTGCTGCTGGCTTTCGCCGCCGGCATCGTTTTCGCGTTCTGGATTACCGTGGCCGCGCCGGTGCAATGGGGCAGCGACATGCTCAGCCTGTTTCTGGCGGGCGCGATCGCCATCTGCGCGATGATCCTGCCGGGTATTTCCGGCAGCTTCATACTGGTGCTGCTGGGCTTGTATCCGGTAGTGCTCGGCGCGGTGAAAAGCCTTGATGTCGCCGTGCTGGCGGTGTTCGCGCTGGGTTGCCTGGTGGGCCTGCTGAGTTTCGCCAGGCTGCTGAGCTGGACGCTGCGTCGCTGGCGTGACCTCACGCTCGGTTTTCTGACCGGCCTGATGCTCGGCTCGCTGAACAAGGTCTGGCCGTGGAAGCAGACCTTGACCTGGCGTCTCGATTCGCACGGGCAAAAGACCCCGCTGCTGGAGCAGAACCTGTTGCCGGGCGCCTTTGGCGATCTGACCGGGCAAGACCCGCAATTGCTGCTGGCGGTCGGCCTGGCAATCGCTGGTATCCTGCTGGTTCTCAGCCTGGAGTGGGTTGCCGGCCGACGCCAGCCCGCCACCCAAGGCGCCTGA
- a CDS encoding protein-L-isoaspartate(D-aspartate) O-methyltransferase, with protein MTSQRTRDRLIQRLYEEGLSNPHVLEVIRRTPRHLFVDEALAHRAYEDTALPIGHNQTISQPFMVARMSELLLADGPLDKVLEIGTGSGYQTAVLAQLVERVFSVERIQALQERAKERLGELKLRNVVFRWGDGWEGWPALAPYNGIIVTAAAADVPQALLDQLAPGGRLVIPVGAGDVQQLMLIIREENGFSRQLLDTVRFVPLLNGPVI; from the coding sequence ATGACGTCGCAGCGTACGCGCGATCGCCTGATCCAGCGCCTGTACGAGGAAGGCCTGTCCAATCCGCACGTGCTCGAGGTGATCAGGCGTACGCCACGCCACCTGTTCGTCGACGAAGCGCTGGCGCATCGTGCCTACGAGGATACGGCGCTGCCCATCGGCCACAACCAGACGATCTCGCAGCCTTTCATGGTGGCCAGGATGAGCGAGCTGCTGCTGGCTGACGGCCCTCTGGACAAGGTGCTGGAGATCGGTACCGGCTCCGGCTACCAGACTGCCGTGCTGGCGCAGTTGGTCGAGCGGGTGTTCTCCGTCGAACGAATCCAAGCGCTGCAGGAGCGAGCCAAGGAGCGTCTCGGCGAACTCAAGTTGCGCAATGTGGTCTTTCGCTGGGGCGATGGCTGGGAAGGCTGGCCGGCACTGGCACCTTACAACGGCATCATCGTCACCGCAGCGGCAGCCGATGTGCCGCAGGCCCTGCTCGATCAACTGGCTCCCGGAGGGCGGCTGGTGATTCCGGTCGGGGCCGGCGACGTTCAGCAACTGATGCTGATCATCCGAGAGGAAAACGGATTCTCCCGTCAATTGTTGGATACCGTTCGCTTCGTGCCGCTACTCAATGGACCTGTGATCTGA
- the surE gene encoding 5'/3'-nucleotidase SurE has protein sequence MRILIANDDGVYAPGLAALYDALADYAECRVVAPIQDMSGASSALTLDRPLHPVTMPNGFIGLNGSPTDCVHLGLNGLLEETPDMVVSGINLGANLGDDVLYSGTVAAAIEGRFTGRPAFAFSLVSRSPDNLATAAHIARVLVEKHEQLELPPRTVLSVNVPNLPLDHIRGIRLTRLGHRSRAKPPVRQANPRGKEGYWISVAGDVEDGGPGTDFHAIMQGYVSITPLQLDRTFHEAFQGLDRWMEDIL, from the coding sequence ATGCGTATTCTGATCGCCAACGACGACGGGGTGTATGCACCTGGGCTCGCCGCGCTCTATGACGCGCTGGCCGACTATGCCGAGTGCCGAGTAGTCGCCCCCATCCAGGACATGAGCGGTGCCAGCAGTGCGCTGACACTCGACCGGCCACTGCACCCGGTGACCATGCCCAACGGCTTCATCGGGCTGAACGGCTCGCCGACCGATTGCGTCCATCTGGGGCTCAACGGTCTGCTGGAAGAGACGCCCGACATGGTGGTCTCCGGGATCAACCTCGGTGCCAATCTGGGCGACGACGTGCTCTATTCAGGGACCGTCGCGGCGGCGATCGAGGGGCGCTTCACCGGTCGTCCGGCCTTTGCCTTCTCGCTCGTTTCGCGTTCCCCGGACAACCTGGCAACCGCGGCGCATATCGCCCGTGTGCTGGTGGAGAAGCACGAGCAGCTCGAACTGCCTCCGCGCACCGTGCTGAGTGTCAACGTGCCGAACCTGCCGCTGGACCATATCCGTGGTATCCGCCTGACCCGTCTCGGGCATCGAAGCCGTGCCAAGCCGCCGGTGCGCCAGGCCAATCCTCGAGGCAAGGAGGGCTACTGGATTTCCGTCGCGGGCGACGTCGAGGATGGCGGCCCGGGCACTGACTTCCACGCCATCATGCAGGGCTACGTTTCGATCACGCCGTTGCAGCTGGATCGTACCTTCCATGAGGCCTTCCAGGGGCTGGATCGCTGGATGGAGGACATCTTGTGA
- the truD gene encoding tRNA pseudouridine(13) synthase TruD, translating into MTEEQLLGPHAHGEPCGRALLKAVAEDFQVDEVLDIPLSGEGEHLWLWVEKRQLNTEEAARRIARAAGVPLRQVSYAGLKDRQALTRQWFSLHLPGRPDPDLKRAEDESLRVLRSVRHQRKLQRGAHSANGFTLRLTELDADHALLEARLRQLQAQGVPNYFGLQRFGHQGNNVQGARDFAGRGELPEQRNLRSRLLSAGRSYLFNRVLAERVADGTWNQALVGDLLAFTDSRSFFAAGEDECQDPRLAILDLHPTGPLWGAGDAPTTGRIQALEQRVAATEPAIAKWLADAGMKHERRVLRLPIGNLSWHYPEPDILQLEFVLPTGCFATAVVRELVSLAGQTEI; encoded by the coding sequence ATGACCGAAGAGCAGCTGCTTGGACCACATGCGCACGGTGAGCCCTGCGGTCGCGCGTTGCTGAAGGCCGTGGCCGAAGACTTCCAGGTCGATGAGGTGCTGGACATTCCGCTATCCGGCGAAGGCGAGCACCTCTGGCTGTGGGTCGAAAAGCGTCAGCTGAATACCGAGGAGGCGGCACGACGTATCGCCAGAGCTGCAGGTGTCCCGCTACGTCAGGTCAGTTATGCCGGCCTCAAGGACCGTCAGGCGCTGACCCGCCAGTGGTTCAGCCTGCACCTGCCGGGCCGCCCTGACCCGGACTTGAAACGGGCCGAGGACGAGAGCCTGCGGGTGCTCCGCTCGGTACGCCATCAGCGCAAGCTGCAACGCGGTGCGCACTCGGCGAACGGCTTCACGCTGCGCCTGACCGAACTCGACGCTGACCATGCGCTGCTCGAGGCAAGGTTGCGCCAGCTCCAGGCGCAGGGTGTGCCGAATTACTTCGGCCTGCAGCGTTTCGGTCACCAGGGCAATAACGTGCAGGGTGCGCGCGACTTCGCCGGCAGGGGCGAACTACCGGAGCAGCGCAACCTGCGCTCGCGGTTGCTCTCGGCCGGGCGCAGCTATCTGTTCAACCGCGTGCTGGCCGAGCGTGTCGCCGACGGTACCTGGAACCAGGCGCTGGTCGGGGACCTGCTGGCCTTCACTGACAGTCGCAGCTTTTTCGCGGCCGGTGAGGACGAGTGTCAGGATCCTCGCCTGGCGATTCTCGACCTGCATCCCACGGGGCCACTCTGGGGCGCGGGCGACGCGCCGACGACCGGCCGTATCCAGGCGCTTGAGCAGCGGGTGGCGGCAACCGAGCCGGCCATCGCCAAGTGGCTTGCGGATGCTGGAATGAAGCATGAACGGCGGGTGCTGCGCCTCCCCATTGGCAACTTGTCGTGGCATTATCCCGAGCCTGACATTCTGCAACTGGAATTCGTCCTGCCGACCGGGTGCTTCGCCACAGCCGTGGTGCGTGAACTGGTCAGCCTGGCAGGGCAGACGGAAATCTGA
- the ispF gene encoding 2-C-methyl-D-erythritol 2,4-cyclodiphosphate synthase, which translates to MRIGHGYDVHRFGEGDFITLGGVRIPHRFGLLAHSDGDVLLHALADALLGAAALGDIGKHFPDTDPRFKGADSRVLLRHVLEQVRSKGWKVGNVDATIVAQAPKMAPHIETMRALIAEDLQVDLDQVNVKATTTEKLGFTGREEGIAVHAVALLVAV; encoded by the coding sequence ATGCGTATCGGCCATGGTTACGACGTCCACCGCTTCGGCGAGGGCGACTTCATCACGCTCGGTGGCGTGCGGATTCCTCACAGATTCGGCCTGCTGGCGCATTCCGATGGCGATGTACTGCTGCATGCCCTGGCCGATGCGCTGCTCGGTGCCGCGGCACTGGGCGACATCGGCAAGCATTTCCCGGACACCGATCCGCGCTTCAAGGGCGCCGACAGTCGCGTGCTGCTGCGCCACGTGCTCGAACAGGTCCGGTCCAAGGGCTGGAAGGTGGGCAATGTCGACGCCACCATCGTCGCCCAGGCGCCGAAGATGGCGCCGCATATCGAGACGATGCGTGCATTGATTGCCGAGGACCTGCAGGTCGACCTGGACCAGGTCAACGTCAAGGCCACCACGACCGAGAAGCTCGGCTTCACCGGGCGGGAGGAGGGCATTGCCGTGCATGCGGTCGCTCTGCTGGTCGCGGTATGA
- a CDS encoding ArsR/SmtB family transcription factor: MQPTLDDAIKALAHPLRREILCWLREPERYFPEQQYPLDLGVCAGQIDKRAGLSQSTVSAHLATLQRAGLVSSRKVGQWHFFRRNDAAIERFLTQLRQSL, from the coding sequence ATGCAACCTACCCTGGACGATGCCATCAAGGCCCTGGCCCACCCGTTGCGCCGCGAAATCCTGTGCTGGTTGCGAGAACCCGAGCGGTATTTCCCCGAGCAACAGTACCCGCTGGACCTGGGTGTCTGCGCCGGCCAGATCGACAAGCGCGCCGGCCTGTCGCAGTCCACTGTCTCGGCGCACCTGGCCACGCTCCAGCGTGCCGGGTTGGTCAGCAGTCGCAAGGTGGGGCAATGGCACTTCTTCAGGCGCAACGATGCGGCCATCGAGCGCTTTCTCACGCAACTGCGGCAATCCCTGTGA
- a CDS encoding alkene reductase, protein MPTLFDPIKIGDLELSNRIIMAPLTRCRAEPGRVPGDLMVEYYSQRADAGLIISEATSVTPMGVGYPDTPGIWSAEQVQGWKKITEAVHAKGGKIVLQLWHVGRISDPIYLDGQLPVAPSAIKPAGHVSLVRPMKDYETPRALETAEIPGIIEAYRKGAENAKEAGFDGVEIHGANGYLLDQFLQDSTNQRTDQYGGSLENRARLMLEVTDAAISVWGAGRVGVHLAPRADSHDMGDSNRAETFGYVARELGKRGVAFICTREKAGEDSLGPQLKQLFGGVYIANERFTKEQAGTWLAEGKADAVAFGIPYIANPDLVERLRRDAPLNEPRPELFYAKGAEGYTDYPSL, encoded by the coding sequence ATGCCCACACTCTTCGACCCGATCAAGATCGGCGACCTGGAACTGTCCAACCGCATCATCATGGCGCCGCTGACGCGCTGCCGTGCCGAACCGGGACGTGTGCCGGGCGACCTGATGGTGGAGTACTACAGCCAGCGCGCGGATGCCGGGCTGATCATCAGTGAAGCCACATCGGTCACGCCCATGGGCGTCGGCTACCCGGACACCCCCGGCATCTGGTCGGCCGAGCAGGTTCAGGGCTGGAAGAAGATCACCGAAGCCGTACATGCCAAGGGCGGCAAGATCGTCCTGCAGCTATGGCACGTCGGGCGCATCTCCGACCCGATCTACCTGGACGGCCAGCTGCCGGTCGCGCCGAGCGCCATCAAGCCTGCCGGGCATGTCAGCCTGGTCCGTCCGATGAAGGACTACGAGACCCCGCGCGCGCTGGAGACAGCCGAGATCCCGGGGATCATCGAGGCCTACCGCAAGGGCGCGGAAAATGCCAAGGAAGCCGGTTTCGACGGCGTGGAGATCCATGGCGCCAATGGCTACCTGCTCGACCAGTTCCTGCAGGACAGCACCAACCAGCGCACCGACCAGTACGGTGGCTCGTTGGAAAACCGCGCACGCCTGATGCTGGAGGTGACCGACGCCGCCATCTCGGTCTGGGGCGCCGGACGCGTCGGCGTACATCTGGCGCCGCGTGCCGATTCCCACGACATGGGTGATTCCAACCGCGCCGAAACCTTTGGCTACGTTGCCCGCGAACTGGGCAAACGCGGCGTCGCCTTTATCTGCACCCGCGAGAAGGCCGGCGAAGACAGCCTAGGCCCGCAGCTCAAGCAACTGTTCGGGGGTGTCTACATCGCCAACGAGCGCTTTACCAAGGAGCAGGCCGGCACCTGGCTCGCGGAAGGCAAGGCCGACGCCGTGGCCTTTGGTATTCCCTACATCGCCAACCCGGATCTGGTCGAACGCCTGCGCCGGGACGCGCCGCTCAACGAGCCGCGGCCCGAGCTCTTCTATGCCAAGGGCGCCGAAGGCTATACCGATTACCCGTCGCTCTAG
- the fghA gene encoding S-formylglutathione hydrolase, with protein sequence MALEIVSSNKSFGGWHKRYRHRSSSLGCDMVFAVYLPPQAEQGEKLPVLYWLSGLTCTDENFMQKAGAQRLAAELGLVIVAPDTSPRGDGVPDDPDGAWDFGLGAGFYLNATEEPWAQHYRMYDYVVDELPALIEANFPVSDRRGISGHSMGGHGALVCALKNPGRYRSLSAFAPISNPMACPWGEKAFSRYLGADRSRWRAWDACALLAEAKERLPLLVDQGDRDDFMHGQLKPDALQAVADAAGHPLRLRIQPGYDHSYYFIASFIDDHLRHHAEALKA encoded by the coding sequence ATGGCCCTTGAGATCGTTTCCAGCAACAAGAGCTTTGGTGGCTGGCACAAGCGCTACCGACACCGCTCCAGCAGCCTGGGATGCGACATGGTGTTTGCCGTATACCTGCCGCCGCAGGCTGAGCAGGGAGAGAAGCTGCCGGTACTCTACTGGCTCTCCGGCCTGACCTGTACCGATGAGAACTTCATGCAGAAGGCGGGCGCCCAGCGACTGGCGGCCGAACTCGGTCTGGTCATCGTGGCGCCGGATACCAGCCCGCGCGGCGACGGCGTGCCGGATGACCCGGACGGTGCCTGGGATTTCGGCCTGGGCGCGGGGTTCTATCTGAACGCCACCGAGGAGCCCTGGGCACAGCATTACCGAATGTACGACTACGTGGTGGACGAGCTGCCGGCGTTGATCGAGGCCAACTTTCCGGTATCCGACCGGCGTGGCATCAGCGGACATTCCATGGGCGGGCATGGCGCGCTCGTCTGCGCCCTGAAGAACCCCGGGCGTTATCGCTCACTATCGGCTTTTGCGCCCATCAGCAATCCGATGGCCTGTCCCTGGGGCGAAAAGGCATTCTCCCGCTATCTGGGGGCGGATCGTTCCCGCTGGCGCGCATGGGACGCCTGCGCGTTGCTCGCCGAGGCGAAGGAGCGCCTGCCGCTACTGGTCGATCAGGGCGACCGTGACGACTTCATGCACGGCCAGCTAAAGCCCGACGCGCTCCAGGCAGTCGCCGACGCGGCCGGCCATCCGCTACGGTTGCGCATCCAGCCGGGCTACGACCATAGCTACTACTTCATCGCCAGCTTCATCGATGACCACCTGCGCCACCACGCCGAGGCGCTGAAGGCGTAG
- a CDS encoding S-(hydroxymethyl)glutathione dehydrogenase/class III alcohol dehydrogenase produces the protein MTIKSRAAVAFAPNEPLKIVEVDVEPPKAGEVLVRIVASGVCHTDAYTLSGQDSEGVFPCILGHEGGGIVEAVGEGVTSVKVGDHVIPLYTAECRECKFCKSGKTNLCSSVRATQGKGLMPDGSTRFSYNGQPVYHYMGCSTFSEYTVLPEVSVAVIPKEAPLEKVCLLGCGVTTGIGAVLNTAKVEEGSTVAIFGLGGIGLAAIIGAKMAKASRIIAIDINPEKFAVARELGATDFVNPKDHARPIQEVIVEMTDGGVDYSFECVGNVQLMRAALECCHKGWGESTIIGVAPAGAEISTRPFQLVTGRVWRGSAFGGVKGRTELPGYVEKSQKGEIPLDTFITHTMGLDDINKAFDLMHEGKSIRTVIHF, from the coding sequence ATGACCATCAAGTCCCGTGCTGCCGTCGCCTTTGCCCCTAACGAGCCGCTGAAGATCGTCGAGGTGGACGTCGAGCCGCCCAAGGCGGGTGAAGTGCTGGTGCGTATCGTCGCCAGCGGCGTTTGCCATACCGATGCCTACACCCTGTCCGGCCAGGACAGCGAAGGCGTGTTTCCCTGCATTCTCGGCCACGAGGGAGGTGGCATCGTCGAGGCCGTGGGCGAGGGCGTGACCTCGGTGAAGGTCGGTGATCATGTGATTCCGCTGTACACGGCTGAATGTCGAGAGTGCAAATTCTGCAAGTCGGGCAAGACCAACCTGTGCAGCTCGGTGCGTGCGACCCAAGGCAAGGGCCTGATGCCGGATGGAAGCACGCGCTTTTCCTACAACGGCCAGCCGGTTTACCACTACATGGGCTGCTCGACCTTCTCCGAATACACCGTGCTGCCGGAAGTATCCGTAGCGGTGATTCCCAAGGAAGCGCCGCTGGAGAAGGTCTGCCTGCTCGGCTGCGGCGTTACCACCGGAATCGGTGCGGTGCTCAACACCGCCAAGGTCGAAGAGGGCTCCACCGTCGCCATCTTCGGTCTGGGTGGCATCGGCCTGGCGGCCATCATCGGCGCCAAGATGGCCAAGGCCAGCCGCATCATCGCCATCGATATCAACCCGGAAAAGTTCGCTGTAGCGCGCGAGCTGGGCGCCACCGATTTCGTCAATCCCAAGGACCATGCGCGACCGATCCAAGAGGTCATCGTCGAAATGACCGATGGCGGCGTGGACTACAGCTTCGAGTGTGTCGGCAATGTGCAGCTGATGCGCGCCGCACTGGAGTGCTGCCACAAGGGCTGGGGCGAGTCGACCATCATCGGCGTGGCCCCTGCTGGCGCCGAGATCAGCACGCGGCCGTTCCAGTTGGTCACCGGCCGGGTCTGGCGCGGCAGCGCGTTCGGCGGCGTCAAGGGGCGCACGGAACTGCCCGGCTACGTCGAGAAATCGCAGAAGGGCGAAATTCCGCTGGACACCTTCATTACCCACACAATGGGCCTGGACGACATCAACAAGGCCTTCGATCTGATGCACGAAGGCAAGAGCATTCGTACCGTCATCCACTTCTGA